In the genome of Cryptococcus deuterogattii R265 chromosome 6, complete sequence, one region contains:
- a CDS encoding cell cycle checkpoint control protein RAD9A, which translates to MSGVQRIDLRIIDPSDELKSRLRRRRRGGREAYEEEQKIFVDDGPAYPDDDEAVGGIEAKLIMRLVCDHGVIRKHSLHLGTSEFNRADVDPETTPSGFTVSSRTLRDWLDHFSISMPTSGSNASGGLSQLGWMFAKNHVKIKSWEGPGNGNAGLSTEITIDTDEFEDYELLETGYMDKEPTQQRQNSGPRVDLTLPMKEFKATLVLAEQLSINLNMAFSEAGQPLTITNLENELEYIELFCAIATRECYAFADIMLPGQESSARTRDADLSRNRTATAQQPEVGNVAAPSSRRRTEDQSQRKGPSRLTLTAQPMEEERLVTVYLPGISRAQIPLSQRTSDRVHPYAKQAASASPPSRHDGDQEPLFLPQSQNAGSPETLPPQSQRYATQSGVRMTQREVLEYAGLGDVNMDELGEELDFEEEEEVRVSQLGDRAKASGNLEHQEKEERTMGQQDVSVYRSVNTTGADESDFTWDTTIDMGLLDDRARDQLDERHVEAKTEHMEVEERQKDGDLSMEEWDEEDTDGLEMTQIPEKSKYRPLFDD; encoded by the exons ATGTCCGGTGTTCAACGTATAGATCTCCGTATCATCGATCCTTCTGATGAGCTCAAATCGCGGCTCAGAAGGCGCCGCAGAGGCGGCCGTGAAGCttatgaagaagaacagaagaTTTTTGTGGATGATGGACCTGCATAtccagatgatgatgaggctGTAGGAGGTATCGAAGCAAAGCTGATCATGAGACTGGTCTGCGACCACG GGGTAATTCGCAAGCACTCTTTGCACCTCGGCACAAGCGAATTCAACCGAGCAGACGTCGATCCGGAAACGACTCCTTCAGGCTTCACTGTGTCTTCCCGTACTCTACGCGACTGGCTCGACCATTTTTCCATATCAATGCCTACTTCCGGTTCGAACGCTTCGGGGGGACTGAGCCAATTAGGTTGGATGTTTGCTAAGAATCATGTGAAAATAAAGTCATGGGAAGGACCGGGAAACGGAAATGCGGGTCTCAGCACAGAGATTACTATCGATACTGATGAATTTGAAGATTACGAGCTGCTTGAAACAGGATATATGGATAAAGAACCTACTCAGCAAAGACAAAACTCTGGACCAAGAGTAGACTTGACCTTACCTATGAAGGAGTTTAAA GCGACGCTAGTGCTCGCAGAACAACTGTCTATCAATCTGAATATGGCATTCTCCGAAGCAGGTCAGCCTCTTACTATCACAAACTTAGAAAACGAACTCGAATATATCGAACTATTCTGCGCCATCGCCACCCGCGAATGTTATGCTTTTGCAGATATCATGTTACCGGGCCAGGAGTCTTCCGCCCGCACAAGAGACGCAGACCTATCAAGGAATCGAACAGCGACAGCACAGCAGCCGGAAGTGGGTAATGTTGCTGCGCCCTCAtctagaagaagaacggaAGACCAGAGTCAAAGAAAGGGACCATCGCGGCTCACTTTGACTGCTCAACcaatggaggaggaaaggctAGTTACTGTCTACTTGCCAGGAATTAGTCGTGCCCAAATACCGCTCTCCCAACGCACTTCTGATCGGGTTCACCCATATGCAAAACAAGCCGCATCGGCTTCGCCACCTTCCAGACACGACGGCGATCAAGAACCTCTGTTCCTCCCTCAAAGCCAGAATGCTGGTTCTCCAGAGACCCTTCCACCGCAAAGCCAACGATACGCAACCCAAAGTGGAGTGAGAATGACTCAACGGGAAGTTTTAGAATACGCAGGACTAGGAGATGTGAACATGGACGAGCTCGGAGAGGAGCTagattttgaggaagaggaagaggtgagaGTTTCTCAATTGGGTGATCGAGCCAAAGCGTCGGGGAATTTAGAGcatcaagaaaaagaagaacgaacTATGGGACAGCAAGATGTCTCCGTATACAGGTCAGTCAACACTACAGGCGCCGACGAGAGCGATTTCACATGGGATACGACAATCGATATGGGTCTGTTGGATGATCGAGCTCGAGATCAACTTGATGAAAGGCATGTCGAAGCAAAGACCGAGCATATGGAGGTAGAGGAACGGCAGAAGGACGGAGACCTGTCAATGGAGGagtgggatgaagaagatacaGACGGACTGGAAATGACCCAAATACCTGAAAAGTCGAAG TACCGTCCTCTTTTCGATGACTGA
- a CDS encoding vacuolar protein: protein MSLIHNCSGVVIRCFKHVEHFADWLTGAAGPVFVFFCWLLIGSGGVLFFDVVARDLSLLSLLLLSPLLVLVPLNLYLQYYLVTHVPPGFPAPRASGPDENMSWIVPDTKSIWAPERWGFKKMIRPLTGGRQAEGTAETGRRVRRCRKCDGPKPEVGLHNQRHFVLFMAWLSIGCWVTAVLGYHRFLDTFKYRSEWNSWTPKLGWTIIWVLAVAIGIAVPILTLWHLYMVSNGETSIESHDNAYLASKAKSEGLIYLNPYDLGRRRNLQLFFNLGPGGYSPITLLFPFLVPPATNGWSFYRRPLPTHPLAPMKELHAPELGEGLIARTNASSGRGLGLGLGLDVGDSVGSHAEDGLGGYVMGDDGSLTDDEEGGGGYID, encoded by the exons ATGTCGCTCATACACAACTGCTCTGGCGTGGTCATCCGGTGCTTCAAACACGTCGAACATTTTGCCGATTGGTTAACAGGCGCTGCTGGCCCtgtttttgtcttcttttgctgGCTTTTGATAGGTTCTGGGGGCGTTTTGTTCT TCGACGTTGTTGCTCGAgacctctctcttctttcccttcttctcctctcacCGCTCCTCGTTCTTGTCCCTCTCAACCTCTATCTGCAATACTACCTCGTTACCCACGTCCCACCTGGATTTCCAGCGCCTCGTGCATCGGGACCCGATGAAAATATGAGCTGGATTGTGCCTGATACCAAAAGTATATGGGCGCCGGAAAGGTGGGGgttcaagaagatgattaGGCCTTTAACCGGCGGCAGACAGGCAGAAGGTACGGCGGAGactggaaggagggtaaGACGATGTAGGAAATGTGATGGACCTAAACCGGAG GTTGGCCTACATAACCAACGAcattttgttttgtttaT GGCGTGGCTGTCAATAGGCTGTTGGGTAACGGCAGTCCTAGGATATCATCGGTTCCTTGACACATTTAAGTACCGTTCCGAA TGGAATTCATGGACACCCAAGCTAGGATGGACCATCATTTGGGTCCTCGCTGTTGCCATAG GTATTGCTGTACCAATTTTGACACTGTGGCATCTATATATGGTGTCAAATGGGGAGACATCGATTGAATCTCACGATAATGCTTACCTTGCTTCAAAAGCAAAGTCCGAGGGTCTC ATCTACCTAAACCCGTATGATCTCGGGAGACGACGTAATCTTCAATTGTTTTTTAACCTTGGCCCAGGGGGCTA CTCTCCTAttactcttctctttcccttccttgtCCCACCAGCAACAAATGGCTGGTCCTTCTATAGACGTCCCTTACCTACGCATCCCTTAGCACCCATGAAAGAACTCCACGCCCCTGAACTTGGCGAAGGGCTTATCGCACGCACAAACGCTTCGTCTGGGCGTGGCTTAGGATTGGGCTTAGGTTTAGATGTAGGCGACAGTGTCGGCAGCCATGCGGAGGATGGATTAGGAGGGTATGTtatgggagatgatggaagttTAACagacgatgaggaaggaggaggtggataTATAGACTAA
- a CDS encoding translation machinery-associated protein 22, with protein sequence MASAVSGPSTKQVHPFYCAVCSLPTEYCEFGPSVSKCKAWLEGQDKDEYERVWGEGALASRIGTLSLDKQEKLEADAAKLEKKAAKKAEAEAKKKEQTKIVIKRSERTKRKHQTHIQNLELFGVDLKKAAKQFAGKFATGSSVSKTPQGEEEIVIQGDVGDEIVEMIRQQVGALKGVPVDQITRVEVKKKKEAEEPAA encoded by the exons ATGGCTTCAGCGGTCAGCGGTCCTTCCACCAAGCAGGTTCACCCGTTCTATTGCGCAGTTTGCAGTCTGCCTACTGAGTACTGCGAGTTTGGACCATCAGTTTCAAAATGCAAGGCGTGGCTTGAGGGGCAGGACAAGGATGAGTACGAGAGGGTGTGGGGTGAAG GCGCTCTGGCGAGTCGGATTGGTACCCTTTCTTTGGACAAGCAGGAGAAGCTCGAAGCAGATGCTGCcaagttggagaagaaagctgctaagaaggctgaggccgaagccaagaagaaggagcagacCAAG ATTGTCATCAAACGCTCCGAACGAACAAAGCGCAAGCATCAGACACATATCCAAAACCTCGAATTATTTGGTGTTGACCTCAAAAAGGCTGCCAAACAATTCGCAGGCAAATTTGCTACCGGTAGTAGTGTGAGCAAGACACCtcaaggagaggaagagattgttATTCAAGGTGATGtgggagatgagattgtGGAGATGATTAGGCAACAGGTGGGAGCGTTAAAAGGTGTACCGGTGGATCAGATCACGAGG gtggaagtgaagaagaagaaggaagctgaagagcCTGCGGCTTAG
- a CDS encoding plasma membrane protein: protein MDYTSVRTKHRAEHLARDAAAASHASYYAHPALHVHTYLNKSTPAVITQEGNIVGALNDPVQPLAQSSAPEASDEAPPTGAPTDPGEHVHNIPRVNANTDEARKVGIEGTKEEEGGKEDAGVPSGMDKGALEIGGEAGGTKTSPGPTAEEVAKYTPMISDRTNGALLGLPNGRPDMERHLSVSGEMQPHLQLMCGPLLAYYTVKDNIWQGAAMVVIRDEGSVLDRPPYLNLSFHPYTPPSAEKPTLHDPEVQLLPPTTFGSQKIFTYASPEGNMSFHRFIMEIPLQTVQMTARYRLNGGAEMDFVVPALGQNMRWAAHSCNGFSSGVNPDDFKGPYPSGYDPVWEDLLLKHQEKAFHCMVGGGDQIYCDAVTREPELQSWINESTRKSKLGHPLTDDMRIAIDRFYFNHYCKIFRSNAFGRANSTIPMVNMLDDHDLIDGFGTYDDETQSAPVMSFVGSRGYFWFLLFQLFTCDAFDGVNPVPGTHVIKSLIIGDKNGPWIPFPSHSLLVYLGPKVTLLALDCRAERKFSQICRPESYSKVFNEVKKLQGIEQLVILLGVPIAYPRMSFLEHFLGLKWNPINVLARHNALGLGSMVNKFNQSSELLDDLNDHWCANTHKQERNWLVLECQELAKQMHARITFLSGDVHLAAVGCLFSKKKKGEKALNPEQDWRYMMNVITSAIVNTPPPAGAAKMVAMLGGHKHRTLREFSCKLLQSSLLTKIRPICSWIIHDRSQGYR, encoded by the exons AT GGACTACACCTCCGTCCGCACCAAACATCGTGCAGAGCACCTCGCACGAGACGCTGCCGCTGCATCACACGCCTCATACTACGCCCACCCAGCCCTCCACGTCCACACATACCTAAACAAATCAACGCCCGCTGTGATAACACAGGAAGGTAACATCGTCGGTGCACTCAACGATCCAGTTCAACCTCTGGCCCAATCTTCGGCGCCCGAAGCGAGCGATGAAGCACCGCCCACAGGTGCTCCTACCGACCCAGGGGAGCATGTTCATAATATTCCACGTGTGAATGCTAATACCGACGAAGCGCGAAAAGTTGGTATTGAAGGTActaaggaggaggaaggaggtaaGGAGGATGCTGGTGTTCCCAGTGGGATGGATAAGGGCGCTTTGGAGATTGGCGGTGAAGCAGGAGGAACAAAGACCTCGCCGGGCCCTACTGCCGAAGAGGTCGCGAAGTATACCCCGATGATTAGTGATAGGACTAATGGGGCGCTGCTTGGTTTGCCGAACGGCAGGCCGGATATGGAGAGGCATTTGAGTGTGAGCGGGGAGATGCAGCCACATTTACAGTTGATGTGTGGACCTTTATTGGCGTATTACACTGTTAAGGACAATATCTGGCAAGGTGCTGCCATGGTG GTCATCCGCGATGA AGGCTCTGTGCTTGATCGTCCGCCATATCTCAACCTTTCATTCCACCCTTATACCCCTCCGTCTGCCGAAAAGCCCACCCTCCATGATCCAGAAGTACAGCTGCTTCCTCCGACCACCTTTGGCTCACAGAAGATCTTCACCTACGCCTCTCCAGAAGGTAACATGAGCTTCCACAGGTTCATCATGGAGATTCCTTTGCAGACGGTTCAAATGACTGCCCGATATAGGTTGAATGGAGGTGCCGAGATGGATTTCGTTGTCCCCGCCTTAGGCCAAAATATGCGCTGGGCAGCCCACAGTTGTAATG GTTTCTCTTCGGGCGTCAACCCCGACGATTTTAAAGGCCCTTATCCCTCAGGTTACGATCCTGTCTGGGAAGACTTGCTTCTCAAACACCAAGAAAAGGCTTTTCACTGTATGgttggaggaggggatCAGATCTATTGTGATGCTGTGACAAGAGAGCCCGAGTTGCAGA GCTGGATTAATGAGTCCACtaggaagagcaagcttGGTCATCCTTTGACCGATGACATG AGAATAGCAATCGATAGATTCTA CTTCAATCACTATTGCAAGATTTTCAGGAGCAATGCATTTGGTCGTGCCAATTCTACTATTCCTAT GGTAAACATGCTTGATGATCACGATCTTATTG ATGGTTTCGGAACATATGACGACGAGACGCAGAGTGCGCCGGTTATGTCGTTTGTGGGGAGCCGAGGTTACTTT TGGTTCCTCTTGTTTCAGCTTTTCACTTGTG ACGCATTCGATGGTGTAAACCCGGTTCCCGGAACTCATGTTATCAAGTCCCTCATAATCGGTGACAAGAATGGTCCCTGGattcctttcccttctcattCCCTCCTCGTCTACCTCGGCCCCAAGGTCACTCTTCTAGCTCTTGATTGTCGTGCTGAACGCAAGTTTTCTCAGATCTGTCGACCAGAGTCGTATTCCAAGGTTTTCAACGAAGTAAAGAAGTTGCAGGGAATTGAGCAGCTGGTCATCCTTCTGGGAGTGCCGATTG CCTACCCACGAATGTCTTTCCTAGAACACTTTCTCGGACTAAAATGGAACCCCATCAACGTCCTGGCGCGACACAACGCCCTCGGTCTCGGCAGTATGGTCAACAAGTTTAACCAATCATCCGAGCTCCTCGATGACTTGAACGACCACTGGTGCGCCAATACTCACAAACAGGAGCGAAATTGGTTAGTACTCGAATGTCAAGAACTGGCCAAACAAATGCACGCGCGTATCACCTTTTTAAGTGGTGATGTTCACCTGGCAGCTGTTGGATGCCTAttctcaaagaagaagaagggtgaaaAGGCGTTAAATCCGGAGCAGGATTGGAGGTACATGATGAACGTGATTACGAGTGCGATTGTGAATACGCCTCCTCCTGCAGGTGCTGCGAAGATGGTGGCCATGTTGGGCGGGCATAAGCATAGGACATTGCGTGAGTTTTCCTGTAAGCTTCTCCAGAGTTCCTTGCTAACAAAAATCCGGCCAATTTGCTCTTGGATTATTCATGACAGATC ACAAGGATACAGATGA
- a CDS encoding peptidyl-prolyl cis-trans isomerase produces MPDVKKGHSPVKKDDKPLPNVYFKISINGKEAGKVVIKLYDDVVPKTCANFRSLCTGKKPDQTPLPPSFTYRSTPFHRIIPNFMIQSGDFERQDGTGGISIYGEKFPDENFEKKHDKIGLVSMANCGAHTNGSQFFITTVEKCEWLDGKNVVFGEVVEGTDVVKEVESKGNKEGKPPKDKVIISACGAV; encoded by the exons ATGCCCgatgtgaagaagggcCACAGTCCagtgaagaaagacgaTAAACCTCTTCC TAATGTGTACTTCAAAATATCCATtaatggaaaagaagcggGCAAGGTAGTGATCAAGTTGTATGACGATGTGGTTCCCAAGACTTGTGCCAATTTTAGGTCTTTATGTACCGGCAAA AAACCAGATCAAACTCCACTCCCACCCTCATTCACCTACCGTTCCACCCCGTTTCACCGTATCATTCCCAACTTTATGATCCAATCAGGCGATTTCGAACGACAAGACGGTACGGGCGGGATAAGTATCTATGGAGAGAAATTCCCCGATGAGAATTTTGAGAAAAAGCATGATAAAATCGGGTTGGTGAGTATGGCTAATTGTGGAGCGCATACGAATGGAAGTCAGTTTTTTATTACGACGGTGGAAAAGTGTGAGTGGTTAGA TGGGAAAAATGTAGTGTTCGGAGAAGTTGTCGAAGGCACGGACGTCgtgaaagaggtggaatCAAAGGGGAATAAGGAAGGTAAACCTCccaaggacaaggtcaTCATCTCCGCCTGCGGCGCTGTCTGA
- a CDS encoding ATP synthase F1 gamma subunit produces the protein MLSRAARPAITLARTANQQQAGMATLKEIEQRLKSVRNIEKITKSMKVVASTKLTRAEKAMREAKKYGAANNELFKHTETQSEAEPKILYVGISSDGGLCGGIHSSISRYIKKEMIEQPGALAVVGDKPKAQLSRAMPQAFKVSFSAVGKDVPTFGEASAIADEIVKNGGEWDVIKIVSNKYLSAISYEAGITTVISAKALQEAAGFQQYEMEEDVSKDLAEFSLANAIYTALVEGHAAEISARRTAMENASNNALDMMGSLQLQYNRGRQAVITNELIDIITGASAL, from the exons ATGCTTTCCCGCGCAGCCAGGCCAGCCATCACCCTCGCAAGGACCGCcaaccagcagcaggcCGGTATGGCCACCctcaaggagattgagcaGAG GTTGAAGTCTGTCAGGAACATTGAAAAGATCACCAAG TCCATGAAGGTCGTCGCTTCTACCAAGCTCACTCGTGCTGAGAAGGCTATGCGAGAGGCTAAGAAGTACGGTGCTGCCAACAACG AGTTGTTCAAGCACACCGAGACCCAGTCTGAAGCCGAGCCCAAGATCCTCTACGTCGGTATCTCCTCTGACGGTGGTCTCTGTGGTGGTatccactcttccatctctcgatacatcaagaaggagatgatcgAGCAGCCCGGTGCCCTCGCCGTCGTCGGTGACAAGCCCAAGGCCCAGCTCTCCCGTGCCATGCCCCAGGCGTTCAAggtctccttctccgctgTCGGCAAGGACGTCCCCACTTTCGGCGAGGCTTCCGCCATCGCTGACGAGATTGTCAAGAACGGCGGTGAATGGGATGTCATCAAGATTGTCTCCAACAAGTACCTCTCCGCCATCTCTTACGAAGCTGGTATTACCACCGTCATCTCTGCCAAGGCTCTCCAGGAGGCCGCTGGTTTCCAGCAGTacgagatggaggaggatgtcTCCAAGGACCTTGCCGAATTCTCGCTTGCCAACGCCATTTACACTGCTCTTGTCGAGGGTCACGCTGCTGAGATTAGCGCTAGGAGGACTGCCATGGAGAACGCTTCCAAC AACGCTCTTGACATGATGGGCTCCCTCCAGCTCCAGTACAACCGTGGTCGTCAAGCCGTCATCACCAACGAGCTTATCGACATTATCACT GGTGCCTCTGCTCTTTAA
- a CDS encoding translation initiation factor 2 subunit 2 — MKKKKKKVTVADTEETPELSPAPAAETPAPVAAAPAAEAETETEAPAPVATPEPSGEQPVEDSGDLFADLKKKKKKKKDIPLDLESAEPSATVDGLDVPMKKKKSKKTTDFSKELEDLDAEQNQENADIEGDLGDDVFQKSGEGETSELGKEAWVVENRDPTYPELLKRFFNLLHAHNPELAGEKRRYTIVPPQVAREGTKKTLFANITDICRRMRRQPEHVIQFLYSELGTTGSVDGAQRLVMKGRYTQKQIENVLRKYIVEYVTCKICKSPDTILDKENRLYFMTCESCGSRRSVSAIKTGFQAQIGKRIKAA; from the exons atgaagaagaagaagaagaaggttaCCGTTGCCGACACTGAAGAGACTCCCGAGCTATCCCCCGCCCCTGCCGCTGAGACTCCCGCTCCTGTCGCCGCCGCTCCCGCCGCTGAGGCCGAGACTGAAACCGAAGCTCCGGCTCCGGTCGCCACCCCCGAGCCTAGTGGGGAGCAGCCTGTGGAGGACAGCGGCGATCTGTTTGCCGacttgaaaaagaagaagaagaagaagaaggatatcCCTCTTGACCTC GAATCTGCCGAGCCCTCTGCCACTGTTGACGGTCTTGACGTGcctatgaagaagaaaaagtccAAGAAGACGACCGACTTTTCCAAAGAACTTGAAGACCTCGACGCTGAGCAGAACCAAGAAAACGCGGATATTGAAGGTGACCTCGGAGACGACGTGTTCCAAAAATCTGGCGAGGGAGAGACTAGCGAGTTGGGCAAGGAAGCTTGGGTTGTCGAGAATCGAGACCCTACATACCCTGAATTGCTTAAACGGTTCTTCAACCTATTGCACGCCCACAACCCCGAACTTGCCGGCGAGAAGAGACGATACACCATCGTGCCTCCTCAAGTCGCGCGAGAAGGTACAAAGAAGACGCTTTTCGCCAACATTACCGATATCTGCAGGAGGATGCGAAGACAGCCGGAACACGTTATTCAGTTCTTGTACTCTGAATTGGGTACAACCGGAAGTGTGGACGGTGCGCAGAGATTGGTGATGAAGGGAAGATATACACAAAAACAGATTGAGAACGTGTTGAGAAAATATATCG TCGAGTATGTTACATGCAAGATTTGCAAGTCTCCCGACACCATTCTCGACAAGGAGAACCGACTGTACTTTATGACCTGCGAGTCTTGTGGATCTC GACGATCCGTGTCTGCGATCAAGACTGGTTTCCAGGCGCAAATCGGAAAAAGGATCAAGGCGGCATAA